A single Dreissena polymorpha isolate Duluth1 chromosome 14, UMN_Dpol_1.0, whole genome shotgun sequence DNA region contains:
- the LOC127857822 gene encoding conopressin/neurophysin-like: protein MTTTVIVMLATLALCGACFIRNCPPGGKRSVDLMARGTLPCLTCGPGNEGQCVGPKTCCGPFGCYMGTDETLVCLKENERTTACEIRGQSCGARAQGNCVAEGICCDSKACAMNDKCRTSGDDTSSAELLSLLNKILQGSDLE, encoded by the exons ATGACGACCACCGTGATTGTGATGTTGGCGACACTTGCGCTATGCGGGGCCTGCTTTATACGTAACTGTCCGCCGGGCGGGAAGAGGAGCGTGGACCTCATGGCAAGGGGGACGCTTCCG TGTCTGACATGCGGTCCAGGTAACGAAGGCCAGTGCGTGGGACCCAAAACTTGCTGCGGACCGTTCGGCTGCTACATGGGCACAGACGAGACGCTCGTGTGTCTCAAGGAGAACGAGCGCACCACCGCGTGCGAGATCCGGGGCCAGTCGTGTGGAGCGCGCGCACAGGGCAACTGCGTAGCAGAGGGCATATGCTGTGATTCAA AGGCATGCGCGATGAACGATAAATGTCGAACATCCGGAGACGACACGAGCAGCGCAGAGTTACTGTCCTTGCTGAACAAAATATTGCAAGGGTCTGATCTAGAATGA